The DNA window AACCGCCCTCAGCCGTAGAAAGACAAAAAGCCCCTTCCGTTTACGCATCGCGCGAAACGGAAGGGGCTTTTTAGACTATACCTATACCTGACAGAACGGTTACACAGGCGCTGTGCGGCGTCAGCCTCGCAGCCAGTCCGCGGCAAACTGGGCCGCAAGCGCCGCTCCCATAGCGAGCACTTTTTCGTCCAACGTATAACGCTCGTGATGGTTTGACATCTCGGAACCTGGCGCTTCAGGGCTTCTTCCGCCGATGAAACAGTAAACACCAGCGGCTTTCTCAAGAAGGAATGAAAAATCCTCGGAGCCTGTCAGCTTTTCAAACGGCGCAAGAGATTCTTCGCCGAAGAGCGAAGCCGCGGCGTGACGGGCCGTATCAACCGCCTTTTGATCTGCATTGATAACGGCGGGACAAAGATATTTATATTCCAGCTCTGCGGTACATCCATAGCCGCGCGCAACATCTTCGGCAATCTTTCTTATCATCGGCTCTATCTCCATGCGGAACTTAGGATTGAAGGTGCGCACGGTACCGTCCATCTCGGCGCGGTCAGATATTATATTGAAGCGGTTGCCTGCGCTGAAGGTGCCTATAGTCAGCACCATTGAGTTAAGGGGGTCGTTCGCACGGCTCGTTACTGTCTGCAACGCCATAATGACGGCAGAGGCCGCAACTGCGGCGTCGCGTCCCAGATGGGGCGCCGAACCGTGGCTTGCCTCGCCCTTTATCCTAAGCGTGAACATATCGCAGGAAGCCATTCTTTCTCCGC is part of the Cloacibacillus sp. genome and encodes:
- a CDS encoding amidohydrolase, with the translated sequence MADIKALARKYTEYITERRRYYHAHPELTLREEETTKALMCDLREMGLEPKLFDGIFGCTAVLEGVAPGPAVLLRADIDALPVKEMTGLPFASQNDGVMHACGHDAHIAMQLGAAKILSDIKEELCGRVIFFFQPAEEIAAGAKAAVAQGLMEGVDVVYGAHVWGQLDAGKINVEGGERMASCDMFTLRIKGEASHGSAPHLGRDAAVAASAVIMALQTVTSRANDPLNSMVLTIGTFSAGNRFNIISDRAEMDGTVRTFNPKFRMEIEPMIRKIAEDVARGYGCTAELEYKYLCPAVINADQKAVDTARHAAASLFGEESLAPFEKLTGSEDFSFLLEKAAGVYCFIGGRSPEAPGSEMSNHHERYTLDEKVLAMGAALAAQFAADWLRG